The following are from one region of the Nicotiana tomentosiformis chromosome 7, ASM39032v3, whole genome shotgun sequence genome:
- the LOC104088849 gene encoding uncharacterized protein isoform X5, whose product MKVQKANISERTFEHIILYLHLHQWEERWIFLSTKQRDLEHSDCLGKIIIRLEAYCLRRDLLQNLHNCISMIQKMSRGEMNNQLHAEIVNELKQMLDDNNILAKSFRMVRDQFQTDRTSNVRLRLIGKRGSDGRRYNLPTVSEVAALIVGDFEQTRSDRDIIVESQSGQLQRVNELNAAYLGLQYPLLFPYGEDGYREDIPLNDIDDSTSGRKCVSTREYLSYKIQERKDEVPTIVSARRLFQQFLVDGYTMMESSRLRFIRLPQKQLRAHFYKGLQDAVLHGDIEPSSQGQRVILSSSFTGGARYMLQNYQDAMAICKWAGYPDLFITFTCNPKWPEITRFVESRGLSPEDRPDILTRVFKIKLDRMIKDLRDNKVFGEVKAVIYTVEFQKRGLPHAHILLFLLNKYPNVGDIDGIISAELPDKKVDPYYYNVVTNFMMHGPCGTARKSSPCMQNGRCTKHFPKKFVSSTTIDEDGYPIYRRRDDGRTAKRVGIDLDNRYVVPHNRFLLLKYGAHINVEWCNQSRSIKYLFKYVNKGNDRVTAAFSQSVNNEDSGVVDEINMYCDCRYISPCEAAWRIFKFPIHHREPSVERLSFHLPNNQTVIFSDDDPIDAVVNRPTVKESMFLSWFEANKTFPEAKELTYAEFPLKFVWKQNLKRWEKRRTSAFSIGRIFFVPPGSGEQYYLRLLLNVIKGPKSYEDLKNINGCDHETFRDACYTLGLLDDDKEYVDAIMEASNWGMASYLRQLFAMLLLSNSMSRPESVWQATWHLLSEDILHEERRILDHPEADLTDEELKNRCLQKLEIFLKGCGRSFQDFPTMPRPVYNTEEVDNSNRLIRDELRYNKRALVEEHQQLVKNLTDEQKSVYEKIIRDVNEDKGGFFFLYGFGGTAKTFIWRTLSSAIRSRGDIVLTVASSGIASLLLPGGRTTHSRFVIPLNVTEDSTCNIKQGTPLANLIIKAKLIIWDEAPMMHRYCFEALDKTLRDILRFKDASNLHLPFGGKTIVLGGDFRQILPVIPKGSRQDIVNASLNSSYLWPHCQLLKLTKNMRLQGNEIGTHLDELRVFSDWILAIGDGIVGTSVDGNEKVQIPDDLLIKQSVDPTSAIVESTYPDFNSRCNDIGYLQQRAILTPTLDMVESVNEYMISLNQSSEKSYLSSDTIFSSDNTYSALEHVHTPEFLNTIKCSGVPNHALTLKVGIPVMLLRNIDQSAGLCNGTRLIITKLGNQVIEAKVLAGQMAGQKVFIPRMTLTPSDARIPFKFQRRQFPIIVSFAMTINKSQGQSLSHVGLFLKKSVFTHGQLYVALSRVTSRKGLKILVCDDDGQITTEATNVVFKEVFRNLV is encoded by the exons ATGAAG GTGCAAAAAGCAAACATTTCAGAGAGAACATTCGAACATATAATTCTATATTTGCATTTACATCAATGGGAGGAAAGGTGGATTTTTCTGTCAACAAAACAAAGGGACCTAGAACATTCAGATTGTCTGGGCAAAATTATCATCAGATTGGAAGCTTATTGCCTCCGGAGGGATcttctccaaaatttgcacaattGTATATCTATGATACAGAAAATGAG CCGTGGTGAAATGAACAATCAACTTCATGCTGAAATTGTGAATGAGTTGAAGCAAATGCTTGATGACAACAATATTCTTGCAAAGTCATTTAGAATGGTAAGAGATCAATTTCAAACAGACCGGACCTCAAATGTTAGACTTAGATTGATAGGGAAAAGAGGCTCTGATGGAAGAAGATACAATTTACCAACAGTttcagaggtagctgctttgATCGTTGGAGATTTTGAACAAACAAGGTCTGACAGAGATATCATAGTTGAAAGCCAATCTGGACAACTACAAAGGGTAAATGAATTAAATGCAGCATACTTAGGTTTGCAATATCCATTACTATTTCCGTATGGTGAAGACGGATACCGAGAAGATATTCCTTTAAATGATATTGATGATTCGACCAGTGGAAGGAAATGTGTTAGCACGCGTGAGTACTTATCATATAAAATTCAAGAAAGGAAGGATGAAGTTCCAACAATTGTGTCAGCTAGAAGATTATTTCAGCAATTCTTGGTAGATGGTTATACAATGATGGAATCTTCTCGATTGAGGTTCATTAGGCTTCCTCAAAAACAATTGAGAGCACACTTTTATAAAGGGTTACAAGATGCTGTTTTACATGGTGACATAGAACCTTCTTCTCAAGGACAAAGAGTTATACTTTCTTCCAGCTTTACGGGAGGTGCACGCTACATGTTGCAAAATTATCAAGATGCCATGGCAATTTGCAAATGGGCGGGGTACCCTGATCTGTTCATCACATTTACTTGTAACCCAAAATGGCCAGAGATTACTAGATTTGTGGAGAGTAGGGGATTATCTCCAGAAGATCGTCCCGACATTTTAACAAGGGTTTTCAAAATCAAGCTGGATCGCATGATAAAGGATCTACGCGACAATAAAGTTTTTGGAGAAGTAAAAGCAG TGATTTATACAGTTGAATTCCAAAAGCGAGGCTTGCCTCATGCACACATCTTGCTTTTTCTTCTGAATAAATACCCAAATGTCGGAGATATTGATGGAATAATTTCAGCAGAATTACCAGATAAAAAAGTAGATCCTTATTATTATAATGTTGTTACAAATTTCATGATGCATGGTCCTTGTGGTACTGCTAGAAAATCTTCTCCGTGCATGCAAAATGGTAGATGCACAAAGCACTTTCCAAAAAAATTTGTGTCATCAACCACAATTGATGAAGATGGATATCCAATTTATAGAAGAAGGGATGATGGTAGAACTGCAAAGAGAGTAGGTATTGACTTGGATAATAGGTATGTTGTACCACACAATAGATTTTTATTATTGAAGTATGGTGCACATATTAACGTGGAGTGGTGTAATCAATCACGATCCATTAAGTACTTATTTAAGTATGTTAATAAAGGAAATGATCGTGTCACCGCAGCTTTTTCTCAAAGTGTAAATAATGAAGACTCGGGGGTCGTTGATGAAATAAATATGTATTGTGATTGCCGATACATATCACCTTGTGAAGCTGCTTGGAGAATTTTTAAATTCCCAATACACCATAGAGAACCATCGGTAGAAAGGCTATCTTTTCACCTACCAAATAATCAGACAGTCATATTTTCGGATGATGATCCAATTGATGCAGTTGTCAATAGACCAACCGTTAAGGAATCTATGTTTTTAAGCTGGTTTGAAGCTAATAAGACATTTCCTGAAGCAAAAGAATTGACTTATGCAGAATTCCCTCTAAAGTTTGTGTGGAAACAAAATCTAAAAAGATGGGAAAAAAGAAGAACATCTGCATTTTCTATTGGGAGAATATTCTTTGTTCCACCTGGATCTGGCGAGCAATATTACCttagattgttgttgaatgtCATTAAAGGTCCAAAGAGCTATGAGGATTTAAAAAATATCAACGGTTGTGATCATGAGACTTTTAGAGATGCATGTTATACTCTGGGTTTATTAGACGATGACAAGGAATACGTGGATGCTATAATGGAAGCAAGTAATTGGGGAATGGCATCATATCTTAGGCAATTATTTGCTATGCTACTTTTATCAAATTCAATGTCACGTCCAGAAAGTGTTTGGCAAGCAACATGGCATTTACTATCAGAAGATATCCTTCATGAAGAAAGAAGAATATTGGATCACCCAG AAGCTGACCTAACAGAtgaagaattgaaaaatcgctgtTTGCAAAAGCTTGAAATTTTTTTGAAAGGTTGTGGAAGAAGTTTTCAGGATTTTCCAACAATGCCAAGGCCAGTTTATAATACGGAAGAAGTTGACAACAGTAATAGATTAATACGGGATGAATTGCGTTATAATAAACGCGCTTTGGTGGAGGAACATCAACAATTAGTAAAGAATTTGACAGATGAGCAAAAGTCAGTTTATGAAAAAATAATAAGAGATGTGAATGAAGACAAAGGTGGATTTTTCTTTTTATATGGTTTTGGAGGAACAGCCAAGACTTTTATTTGGAGAACTCTGTCTTCTGCCATAAGATCTAGAGGAGATATTGTGTTAACTGTTGCATCTAGCGGGATTGCATCTCTGTTGTTACCAGGTGGTCGAACAACTCATTCAAGATTTGTGATTCCTCTAAATGTAACTGAAGATTCAACATGTAATATCAAGCAAGGTACTCCTTTagcaaatttaattattaaggcAAAGTTGATTATTTGGGATGAGGCACCCATGATGCATAGATATTGTTTTGAAGCTCTTGATAAAACTTTAAGAGATATTCTTAGGTTTAAAGATGCATCCAATTTACACCTACCATTTGGAGGTAAAACAATTGTTCTTGGTGGTGACTTCAGACAAATATTACCTGTCATTCCAAAAGGAAGTAGGCAAGATATTGTTAATGCTTCTCTCAATTCTTCTTATTTGTGGCCTCACTGTCAACTCTTAAAGTTAACAAAGAATATGAGATTGCAAGGTAATGAAATAGGGACACATCTAGATGAGTTGAGAGTTTTTTCAGATTGGATTTTGGCAATTGGCGATGGTATAGTTGGTACTTCTGTTGATGGCAATGAAAAAGTCCAAATACCAGATGATCTTTTGATAAAACAATCTGTTGATCCAACATCTGCAATTGTAGAAAGTACATATCCGGATTTCAACAGTCGTTGCAATGATATAGGATACCTCCAGCAGAGAGCCATTCTTACTCCAACTCTTGATATGGTGGAATCAGTCAACGAATATATGATTTCGCTTAATCAAAGTTCTGAGAAATCATATTTGAGTTCTGATACAATCTTCAGCTCTGACAATACTTATTCAGCACTGGAACATGTACACACTCCTGAATTCTTAAATACAATTAAATGTTCTGGAGTTCCAAATCATGCTCTTACTCTAAAGGTTGGTATTCCGGTAATGTTATTAAGAAATATTGATCAGTCAGCAGGATTATGTAATGGAACAAGGTTGATCATAACTAAACTTGGAAAtcaagtcattgaagccaaggtTTTAGCAGGACAGATGGCTGGACAGAAAGTGTTTATTCCAAGAATGACATTGACTCCATCTGATGCTAGAATTCCATTTAAGTTCCAGCGAAGACAATTTCCAATCATTGTTTCTTTTGCCATGACAATCAACAAAAGTCAAGGACAGTCATTGTCTCACGTGGGATTATTTTTGAAGAAATCAGTTTTTACACATGGACAACTATATGTTGCTCTTTCTCGGGTGACAAGTAGAAAAGGATTAAAAATTTTGGTTTGTGATGACGATGGGCAAATAACTACTGAAGCTACAAATGTTGTATTTAAAGAAGTTTTTCGAAATTTAGTCTGA